One segment of Paenibacillus rhizovicinus DNA contains the following:
- a CDS encoding DMT family transporter translates to MLQLSRQRTVLYLAFLVIVWGVNWPLSKSALQFAPPLLFAGLRTMIGGLILVAIALPTYKRIQFRQNWPIYLVSSVLNIILYYGLQTIGLKYLPAGLFSSIVFLQPVLLGIFSWLWLGERMYGLKIFGLLLGFLGVAVISVSGGSGEFSLAGVLLAIGSAVCWALGTVFMKKNAARTDTVWVVALQITIGGIALLLSGTASESWSAITWNSSFIANLLFISIFVIALGWLVYFKLVGSGEASMVGSFTFLIPLIAILFSVMFMGEKISFKLVVGLVLIVASIVFVNKKPKSLRGKSGSPAAPLGRTASR, encoded by the coding sequence ATGCTGCAGTTATCGCGTCAGCGTACTGTGCTTTACCTTGCTTTTCTCGTTATTGTCTGGGGCGTCAACTGGCCGCTATCCAAATCCGCGCTGCAATTCGCGCCTCCGCTCCTGTTCGCGGGCTTGCGGACGATGATCGGCGGACTGATTCTCGTCGCGATCGCCCTGCCAACCTACAAACGGATCCAATTCCGGCAAAATTGGCCCATCTATCTCGTCTCGTCCGTGCTGAACATCATTCTTTACTATGGCTTGCAGACCATAGGACTTAAATATTTACCGGCTGGTTTATTCTCATCCATCGTCTTCCTGCAGCCCGTACTTCTCGGGATCTTCTCCTGGCTGTGGCTCGGGGAGCGCATGTACGGATTGAAGATCTTCGGCTTGCTGCTCGGCTTCCTGGGCGTCGCGGTCATCAGCGTCAGCGGCGGTTCGGGCGAATTCTCGCTGGCCGGCGTCCTGCTCGCGATCGGCAGCGCGGTCTGTTGGGCGCTTGGCACCGTCTTTATGAAGAAGAATGCCGCGCGGACGGACACCGTCTGGGTCGTTGCGCTTCAAATCACGATCGGCGGCATCGCGCTTCTGCTGTCGGGCACCGCTTCCGAGAGCTGGTCGGCGATCACGTGGAATTCATCGTTTATTGCGAATTTGCTGTTTATCTCCATCTTCGTCATAGCGCTGGGATGGCTCGTTTATTTCAAACTCGTCGGATCCGGCGAAGCGAGCATGGTCGGTTCTTTCACGTTCCTCATTCCGCTCATCGCCATCTTGTTCAGCGTCATGTTCATGGGCGAAAAGATTTCCTTCAAGCTCGTGGTTGGCCTGGTGCTCATCGTCGCCAGCATCGTGTTCGTGAACAAGAAACCGAAGTCGCTGCGCGGCAAGTCGGGCAGCCCCGCCGCTCCGCTCGGACGTACGGCCAGCCGCTGA
- a CDS encoding AraC family transcriptional regulator has translation MAFMNIPYELNDEIAIPAFRFKSIWKVQANDSYQVTSPQGFNWPGIFVTYEGKGIINYADTSAALDAGTYIIVPPNLPCAYQCVGGDWKFYFIYFDPLDMALGLEMTVGIPVTTAKMPEATLICERLIDSLIVHPTGYGITVQLYAQELLLLLARERAAALQSRHPELDDILYHMHRQIGQPIPIDDFVRRSGLSRTVFYARFRSRTGMSPSRYMQELKLSSAKAALETTSSSIKEIAASLQFYDEFHFSKLFKQRYGAAPRDHRQRLAQQPDAGS, from the coding sequence ATGGCATTTATGAATATCCCGTATGAGCTTAACGATGAGATCGCGATTCCCGCGTTTCGCTTCAAGTCGATTTGGAAAGTGCAAGCCAACGACAGCTATCAAGTCACTTCTCCGCAAGGATTTAACTGGCCAGGCATCTTCGTCACCTATGAAGGAAAAGGAATAATTAATTATGCGGATACAAGCGCCGCGTTAGATGCCGGCACCTATATAATCGTCCCGCCAAATCTTCCCTGTGCCTATCAGTGCGTCGGCGGCGATTGGAAGTTCTACTTCATCTATTTCGATCCGCTGGACATGGCGCTTGGGCTCGAGATGACCGTCGGCATACCGGTTACCACGGCCAAAATGCCGGAAGCGACTCTCATCTGCGAACGGCTGATCGACAGTCTGATCGTCCATCCGACCGGCTACGGAATCACGGTCCAGCTGTACGCGCAAGAACTGCTGCTGCTGCTCGCCAGGGAACGAGCTGCCGCCCTTCAGAGCCGCCATCCCGAGCTGGACGATATTCTGTATCACATGCACAGGCAAATCGGCCAGCCGATTCCGATCGACGATTTCGTCCGCAGAAGCGGATTGTCGCGCACCGTCTTCTATGCCCGTTTTCGATCCAGGACAGGGATGTCGCCAAGCCGCTACATGCAGGAGCTCAAGCTGTCCTCCGCCAAGGCGGCACTGGAGACGACCAGCTCGTCCATTAAGGAAATCGCCGCCTCGCTGCAGTTTTACGATGAATTCCATTTCTCTAAACTGTTCAAACAGCGGTACGGCGCTGCCCCTCGCGATCACCGGCAGCGCTTGGCGCAGCAGCCGGACGCCGGCAGCTAG
- a CDS encoding NUDIX domain-containing protein, protein MTRRIIVTGGAIIKDPEGRILLQRRSDYGDWGLPGGGMEPGEAVEETMIREVKEETGLDIASYGLHAVYSGPRMNYTYPDGNEVVFVMFLFHAEAELAGKIGEDGITLRFEDKERESLQLRFTALDEIDLASINLVQRPVFEDLFDNKSGILRT, encoded by the coding sequence TTGACTAGACGAATCATCGTTACAGGCGGCGCAATCATTAAGGATCCGGAAGGCCGGATTTTATTGCAGCGGCGTTCGGATTATGGCGATTGGGGGCTGCCGGGCGGCGGCATGGAACCCGGCGAGGCGGTTGAGGAAACGATGATCAGGGAAGTGAAAGAGGAGACGGGACTCGATATTGCGAGCTACGGCTTGCATGCCGTTTACTCGGGGCCAAGAATGAATTATACGTACCCGGATGGCAATGAAGTGGTCTTCGTCATGTTTCTGTTTCATGCGGAGGCCGAATTAGCGGGGAAAATCGGCGAGGATGGCATTACATTGCGCTTCGAAGACAAGGAACGGGAATCGCTGCAATTACGATTTACAGCGTTGGACGAAATCGATTTGGCTTCGATCAACCTCGTACAACGGCCTGTTTTTGAGGATTTATTCGACAACAAGTCCGGCATTCTAAGAACTTAA
- a CDS encoding alpha-amylase family protein — MTKTLNTIISHETAGMKLVWDTEQDAARLSVAVNAAASAENSPARTVWTGSLLPAIELYADGKQQYVKASAAGLTAGASGEWAIRLTFGEYGTGTLVCETQAWGIRMKRLQAAWNRDVHLVSLQFGTRLLTETERLSTPRADSHYWPDWAAEGFCVPAAGSSPTHSFWRSWDMGGARLPLGSFGDAMGTPYAAAFPRPLYAAAMGGKHGWLAFGPGEVPDAPLTLHIQSATACIHYAYREDLWGAPDPRSRQWSDPLRLAWGETGYDALGALFDTFGPFEPKSPHHLRSFLCTWGDFKENRFDLKQIAERVSGTTPADMIVMDDSWETFVGSAEPDLELFPNFDEDMARFRDNGYELAFWQSVGWTDDPEAQGLTADDLLCGPDGQPRRWRWSGSPFGSSFHYLLDPSSARTRQLIQERTVRLVNRYKPAALKLDFGYGFPGPDAAVPRDPAYRGERLAFELLKLIYDAAKSVDNAITIIYYGIHPLMRSVSDLINLDDLGDAGDSAEHELSGHNQRCLWASLAARHGMAVNTSTGYYWDTLGSILLDTAVVGVNGLTLGECDNDGKRMTASDIQRWTALQNWHRRTCGWKPLLLDAGTGSLKGEPKLGSWGRLESDADAADAGLLTALALRSESSSAVSYPVAGTVAFTGNWALIAQDNADLSDSASVACIPFAAGEIAFSRPFNQVREFTAEGGKLVCVRTLQASELPEGKLVVTADRLASIVGYLLD, encoded by the coding sequence TTGACTAAGACCTTGAACACGATCATTTCGCATGAGACTGCCGGCATGAAGCTGGTTTGGGATACGGAACAGGATGCAGCGCGGCTGTCGGTTGCGGTTAATGCCGCAGCATCGGCGGAGAACAGCCCGGCGCGCACGGTTTGGACAGGCAGCCTGCTGCCCGCAATCGAGCTCTATGCCGACGGGAAACAGCAGTATGTCAAAGCTTCAGCTGCCGGATTGACGGCAGGCGCTTCCGGGGAATGGGCGATCCGACTTACCTTCGGGGAGTATGGAACCGGTACGCTCGTTTGCGAAACGCAAGCTTGGGGCATTCGCATGAAGCGGCTTCAGGCTGCATGGAACCGCGACGTTCACCTCGTATCGCTGCAGTTCGGTACCCGTCTGCTGACGGAAACGGAACGGCTCAGCACGCCGCGCGCCGACAGCCATTATTGGCCGGACTGGGCTGCCGAAGGCTTCTGCGTGCCGGCTGCAGGGTCTTCGCCGACGCATTCGTTCTGGCGCTCGTGGGATATGGGCGGCGCCCGCCTGCCGCTCGGAAGCTTCGGCGACGCCATGGGTACGCCGTATGCGGCTGCTTTTCCACGGCCGTTGTATGCAGCCGCGATGGGCGGCAAGCACGGCTGGCTCGCCTTCGGCCCGGGCGAAGTGCCTGACGCCCCGCTGACGCTGCACATTCAATCCGCGACGGCGTGCATCCATTATGCTTACCGCGAAGACCTATGGGGCGCGCCGGATCCGCGCAGCCGCCAGTGGAGCGATCCGCTGCGCCTCGCTTGGGGCGAAACGGGCTACGATGCGCTTGGCGCGCTGTTCGATACCTTCGGTCCGTTCGAACCGAAGTCTCCCCATCATTTGCGTTCTTTCCTATGTACGTGGGGCGATTTCAAGGAAAACCGTTTCGATCTGAAACAAATCGCGGAACGCGTGTCCGGAACGACGCCCGCGGACATGATCGTCATGGACGATTCATGGGAGACGTTCGTCGGCAGCGCCGAGCCCGATCTCGAGCTCTTCCCGAACTTCGACGAGGACATGGCGCGTTTCCGCGACAACGGCTACGAGCTCGCTTTCTGGCAGAGCGTCGGCTGGACGGATGATCCCGAAGCGCAAGGTCTGACGGCGGATGATCTATTATGCGGTCCTGACGGCCAGCCGCGCCGCTGGCGCTGGTCGGGCAGTCCGTTCGGCAGCAGCTTCCATTACCTGCTCGATCCAAGCTCGGCGCGGACGAGACAGCTCATTCAGGAGCGTACCGTCCGTCTCGTCAACCGTTACAAACCGGCTGCGCTTAAACTCGACTTCGGCTACGGCTTCCCGGGTCCGGACGCCGCGGTTCCTAGAGATCCCGCTTATCGCGGAGAACGGCTGGCATTCGAATTGCTGAAGCTGATCTACGATGCGGCGAAATCCGTCGATAACGCGATCACCATTATCTATTACGGCATCCATCCGCTCATGCGTTCCGTATCCGATCTCATCAATCTCGACGATCTGGGCGATGCGGGCGACAGCGCGGAGCATGAATTATCCGGCCATAACCAGCGCTGCCTCTGGGCTTCGCTCGCGGCTAGGCACGGGATGGCCGTCAATACGTCGACCGGTTATTATTGGGATACGCTCGGTTCCATTCTGCTCGATACCGCCGTCGTCGGGGTCAACGGACTTACGCTCGGCGAGTGCGATAACGATGGCAAACGGATGACCGCAAGCGACATCCAGCGCTGGACGGCACTTCAAAACTGGCATCGGCGCACTTGCGGCTGGAAGCCGCTCTTGCTGGATGCGGGCACGGGAAGCCTGAAAGGCGAACCGAAGCTCGGCTCATGGGGCCGTTTGGAATCCGATGCCGACGCGGCGGATGCCGGTCTTCTGACGGCATTGGCGCTGCGCAGCGAAAGCTCCTCGGCCGTAAGTTATCCTGTTGCAGGCACCGTGGCGTTCACGGGCAATTGGGCGCTTATCGCCCAGGATAACGCCGACTTGAGCGACTCGGCCTCGGTCGCTTGCATCCCGTTCGCGGCTGGCGAAATCGCGTTTAGCCGTCCGTTCAACCAGGTGCGCGAATTCACCGCGGAAGGCGGCAAGCTGGTGTGCGTACGCACCCTTCAAGCGAGCGAATTGCCTGAAGGCAAGCTGGTCGTGACGGCTGATCGCCTTGCATCGATCGTCGGCTATTTGTTGGACTAA
- a CDS encoding NUDIX domain-containing protein: MNRPLLRAEAIIVHRHDQSILVQCAADEAFYRFPGGTVEFGETAAEAIRRELIEEFDLQAEIGAIACVNESIVEYDGKQRHDCTILHWGAVNEERIQDAIAHSEAEGIQLTWRTMEQLRGKPVYPEGILAYLEERKVVASHLVVRKNYDNEA, encoded by the coding sequence ATGAACCGACCGCTATTAAGAGCCGAGGCCATCATCGTCCATCGCCATGATCAGTCGATCTTGGTTCAGTGCGCGGCGGATGAAGCCTTCTATCGCTTTCCAGGGGGCACGGTTGAGTTCGGGGAGACGGCCGCGGAGGCTATTCGCAGGGAGCTGATCGAGGAGTTCGACTTGCAAGCGGAGATCGGCGCCATCGCCTGCGTGAACGAAAGTATCGTCGAATATGACGGCAAGCAGCGGCATGATTGCACCATCCTGCATTGGGGAGCGGTCAACGAGGAGCGGATTCAAGACGCGATCGCGCATAGTGAAGCGGAAGGGATTCAACTGACATGGCGCACGATGGAGCAATTGCGCGGGAAGCCCGTGTATCCGGAAGGAATATTGGCTTATCTCGAAGAACGAAAGGTCGTTGCCTCCCATTTGGTCGTCCGCAAGAACTACGATAACGAAGCATAG
- a CDS encoding GAF domain-containing protein translates to MFHTEHYQGSREENYDLAVRQLKSLLDGESDPIANLANASALLNQFLDRINWVGFYLYKDGELVLGPFQGLPACVRIPLSRGVCGKSASDRATVRVPDVHAFPGHIACDSASQSEIVIPILKDGELFGVLDIDSPELDRFDDVDQRGLESFVHQLAASL, encoded by the coding sequence ATGTTTCATACTGAACACTATCAAGGCTCGCGCGAGGAGAACTACGATCTCGCCGTCCGCCAATTGAAATCGCTGCTGGACGGCGAATCGGATCCCATCGCTAACCTTGCCAACGCTTCGGCGCTGCTGAATCAATTTCTGGACCGGATCAATTGGGTCGGGTTCTATCTCTATAAGGACGGCGAGCTCGTGCTCGGTCCGTTCCAAGGCTTGCCTGCGTGCGTGCGCATCCCGTTATCCCGCGGCGTATGCGGCAAGTCCGCCAGCGACAGAGCGACTGTGCGCGTCCCGGACGTTCACGCGTTTCCCGGACATATCGCATGCGATTCCGCCTCGCAGTCGGAGATCGTCATCCCGATTCTGAAAGACGGCGAATTGTTCGGCGTGCTCGACATCGACAGTCCCGAGCTCGACCGCTTCGATGACGTGGATCAGCGCGGCTTGGAATCGTTCGTCCATCAGCTTGCCGCTTCCTTATAA
- a CDS encoding AraC family transcriptional regulator: MQPTMITRIEELQLNLGNAGERRPMLHILNGQAMADQFAAHSLRIPQHDYAPFNEAMCANETCDAIFSDAFIRLRAAGHGVSMQDYDQMTIQPMKPLFEGKHDCIVLWFGDDMFCQMNMLTVLAYLQQTNYKGSLIFHQVNEQTGEIAVTDLPSDDYDLLYRQVLVQHASPATPSLPILRKGIELYLEYKKPENEITAFIKDNEKLSHNALMKCLFRRFPHYGLGDTQYVAIMEAIIQS; this comes from the coding sequence ATGCAACCTACAATGATAACGCGAATCGAAGAGCTGCAACTGAACCTCGGAAACGCAGGGGAACGGCGGCCGATGCTGCATATCTTGAACGGTCAAGCAATGGCTGATCAATTCGCAGCGCATTCGTTACGGATTCCGCAGCACGACTATGCGCCGTTCAATGAAGCGATGTGCGCGAACGAAACTTGCGATGCTATTTTCAGCGATGCCTTCATCCGATTGCGGGCAGCGGGACATGGCGTTTCGATGCAGGATTATGACCAAATGACGATTCAACCGATGAAACCGCTGTTTGAAGGCAAGCATGATTGCATCGTGCTTTGGTTCGGCGACGATATGTTCTGTCAGATGAATATGCTGACCGTGCTCGCCTATCTGCAGCAGACGAACTATAAGGGAAGCCTCATCTTCCACCAGGTAAACGAGCAAACCGGCGAGATTGCGGTAACCGATCTGCCTTCGGATGACTATGACTTGCTCTATAGGCAGGTATTGGTACAACATGCGAGCCCGGCAACGCCGAGCTTGCCGATTCTTCGCAAGGGGATCGAGCTGTACTTGGAATATAAGAAACCCGAGAACGAAATCACGGCTTTCATCAAGGATAATGAGAAATTATCGCACAACGCGCTGATGAAATGCCTATTTCGGCGGTTTCCGCACTATGGGCTCGGCGATACGCAATATGTTGCGATTATGGAAGCGATCATCCAATCCTAG
- a CDS encoding helix-turn-helix domain-containing protein, translated as MEKTSFSPKGTVMSNLEPDLAALHPQETLDALRDFRFAPYITLAHIFHAPRDWGFSNRTLKQYALNYVIDGKGEFAVEGETHQVAKGDVFFYRPYETHGLRALPGRPFLSITIVFHFADLPFPLEDVFAGMHMLGRYNGRSVEHQFAELVAKYRLPGAPNRLACQSLLLAILARVSQQPAAGAEADAAGPSSNVARLMLVKNHIENRLEEPLDVPELERLTGLTWNYLIPEFKKAFGTTPMQFLIWARISKAKELALQTPLSFGEIAERVGYHDVHAFGKMFKKKTGMSLTDFCSSIYVTDHRNQWPEQR; from the coding sequence ATGGAGAAAACGTCATTCTCGCCGAAAGGAACCGTCATGTCCAATCTCGAACCCGATCTCGCGGCGCTGCACCCGCAGGAAACGCTGGACGCGCTGCGCGATTTCCGCTTTGCGCCTTATATTACGCTGGCCCACATTTTTCATGCTCCCCGGGACTGGGGGTTCTCCAATCGGACGCTGAAGCAGTACGCGCTCAATTACGTCATCGACGGCAAAGGCGAATTCGCCGTCGAAGGAGAGACGCATCAAGTCGCCAAAGGCGACGTCTTCTTCTACCGGCCGTACGAAACGCATGGCTTGCGGGCACTGCCCGGACGCCCTTTCCTGTCCATCACCATCGTATTTCATTTTGCCGATTTGCCTTTTCCGCTGGAGGATGTTTTCGCGGGCATGCATATGCTCGGTCGTTACAACGGCCGCTCGGTGGAGCATCAATTCGCCGAGCTTGTCGCCAAGTACCGGCTGCCCGGAGCCCCGAACCGTCTGGCCTGTCAGTCGCTGCTGCTCGCCATACTCGCCCGCGTGTCCCAACAACCCGCGGCAGGCGCAGAAGCCGACGCGGCAGGACCGAGCAGCAACGTGGCACGCTTGATGCTGGTCAAGAACCACATCGAGAATCGTCTCGAGGAGCCGCTCGACGTGCCTGAATTAGAACGGTTGACCGGATTGACGTGGAACTACCTGATCCCGGAATTCAAGAAGGCGTTCGGCACGACGCCGATGCAATTTCTGATCTGGGCGCGCATCTCGAAGGCGAAGGAACTCGCGCTTCAAACGCCTCTCTCCTTCGGCGAAATCGCCGAACGGGTCGGGTATCACGACGTCCATGCTTTTGGCAAAATGTTCAAAAAGAAAACCGGCATGAGCTTAACCGACTTCTGCTCCTCCATTTACGTGACCGATCATAGGAATCAATGGCCTGAACAACGATAG
- the gluQRS gene encoding tRNA glutamyl-Q(34) synthetase GluQRS produces MRGRFAPTPSGLMHIGNARTALLAWLQTRSAGGTFLLRMEDVDTTRSRPELAEQAIADLRWLGLDWDEGPDIGGDRSPYTQSERIDRYETALAVLERKGRLYDCYCSRAELTAVASAPHGLGSEGPAYPGTCRALMPEQRAARSRNKQPSLRFAIDSQAVRFDDAVAGPQAFLPGAGGDFVVKRADGMMSYQLAVVVDDAAMGVTDVLRGADLLDSTPRQLQLYEALDLHPPRFAHVPLLYGTDGKRLAKRHGALSLAALRASGATPEKVVGWLAAVSGLTDSIEPVRASELVGHFSVSLVRSDDVQVTDDMLSQLVD; encoded by the coding sequence ATGAGAGGACGATTCGCCCCGACGCCGTCGGGGCTGATGCACATCGGAAACGCGAGAACCGCGCTCCTTGCCTGGCTTCAGACGCGAAGCGCGGGCGGCACGTTCCTGCTGCGGATGGAAGACGTCGATACGACGCGTTCCAGGCCGGAGCTGGCGGAGCAAGCCATTGCGGACTTGCGCTGGCTCGGGCTGGACTGGGACGAGGGACCGGATATCGGCGGCGACCGCTCGCCCTATACGCAGAGCGAGCGAATCGACCGCTATGAAACCGCGCTTGCCGTCTTGGAACGGAAAGGGCGGCTCTACGATTGCTATTGCAGCCGAGCCGAGCTGACCGCCGTCGCCAGCGCGCCGCATGGCTTGGGCAGCGAAGGGCCGGCTTATCCCGGCACTTGCCGCGCGCTCATGCCGGAACAACGGGCGGCGCGCAGCCGGAACAAGCAGCCGTCGCTTCGGTTCGCCATCGATTCGCAAGCCGTTCGATTCGACGACGCCGTTGCGGGTCCGCAAGCTTTTCTGCCCGGGGCAGGGGGAGACTTCGTAGTGAAACGGGCCGATGGCATGATGAGTTATCAGCTCGCCGTAGTCGTCGATGATGCCGCGATGGGCGTAACCGATGTGCTGCGCGGCGCCGATTTGCTCGATTCCACGCCGCGACAGCTGCAGCTCTATGAAGCGCTTGACTTGCATCCGCCGCGGTTTGCCCATGTGCCGCTCTTGTACGGCACCGACGGCAAACGTCTGGCCAAGAGGCACGGCGCCTTGTCATTGGCCGCGCTTCGGGCATCGGGCGCAACGCCCGAGAAGGTCGTAGGCTGGCTGGCGGCCGTGAGCGGCTTAACCGACAGCATCGAACCGGTCCGTGCAAGCGAGCTGGTCGGGCATTTCAGCGTCAGTCTCGTCAGGTCGGATGACGTGCAGGTTACGGATGATATGCTCAGCCAATTAGTCGATTGA
- a CDS encoding amino acid permease, whose amino-acid sequence MTMISLGGSIGTGLFLASGGAIHDAGPGGALLGYFLIGIMVYFLVTSLGEMATYMPVSGTFSTYATKFVDPSLGFALGWNYWYNWAITIAAELSAATLIIKFWLPDSPSFLWSALFLALMVGLNLLSVKGYGESEYWFAMLKIVTVIVFIGVGLLMIVGIWKGGAVGFSNFTAGDGPISGGWLAVLGVCMAAGFSFQGTELVGIAAGESENPRQNVPRAIRSVFWRILLFYILAIFVVGMLIPFTTDTLASDSVAASPFTIIFEKAGLSVAASVMNAVILSSVLSAGNSGMYASTRMLWVLAKEGKAPKLFAKLNKNGIPVNALLATAALGMLAFLASFFGDGQVYIWLLNASGMSGFIAWLGIAISHYRFRKVYVAKGHDVADLPYRSLWFPFGPIMAGVMCMIVIIGQSVSAYSDGKVDWMLLFASYVGIPLFLAVWLGYKWKYKTKVLKLEECELGMTVEE is encoded by the coding sequence ATGACGATGATATCACTAGGCGGCTCGATCGGAACCGGATTATTCTTGGCCAGCGGCGGAGCGATTCACGATGCCGGGCCGGGCGGGGCGTTGTTAGGCTACTTCCTCATCGGCATCATGGTTTATTTTCTGGTGACCAGCTTGGGCGAAATGGCCACCTACATGCCGGTCTCCGGTACATTCAGTACGTACGCGACAAAATTCGTGGATCCGTCTCTGGGCTTCGCGCTCGGATGGAACTACTGGTATAACTGGGCGATTACGATCGCGGCCGAATTGTCGGCGGCAACGCTGATTATTAAGTTCTGGCTGCCGGACAGCCCGTCGTTCTTATGGAGCGCATTGTTCCTCGCGCTCATGGTCGGTCTGAATTTATTATCCGTCAAAGGGTACGGCGAGTCGGAATATTGGTTCGCCATGCTTAAAATCGTCACGGTCATCGTGTTCATCGGCGTCGGCTTGCTCATGATCGTCGGCATTTGGAAAGGCGGCGCGGTGGGCTTCAGCAATTTCACCGCAGGCGACGGACCGATATCGGGCGGCTGGCTCGCTGTTCTCGGCGTCTGCATGGCGGCAGGCTTCTCCTTCCAAGGAACGGAGCTCGTCGGCATCGCGGCGGGAGAATCCGAGAATCCGCGGCAGAACGTGCCGCGCGCGATTCGCAGCGTGTTTTGGCGGATCCTGTTGTTCTACATCTTGGCGATCTTCGTCGTCGGGATGCTCATTCCGTTCACGACGGATACGCTGGCGAGCGATAGCGTCGCGGCAAGTCCGTTTACGATCATTTTCGAAAAAGCCGGCTTAAGCGTCGCCGCATCCGTCATGAACGCGGTTATCTTAAGTTCGGTGCTGTCCGCAGGCAACTCCGGCATGTACGCTTCCACGCGCATGCTGTGGGTGCTGGCGAAGGAAGGCAAAGCGCCTAAACTGTTCGCCAAGCTCAACAAGAACGGAATTCCGGTCAATGCCCTGCTCGCGACGGCGGCGCTCGGCATGCTCGCGTTCCTTGCGTCCTTCTTCGGCGACGGTCAAGTGTACATCTGGCTGCTGAATGCATCGGGCATGTCCGGCTTCATCGCTTGGCTGGGCATTGCGATCAGCCATTACCGTTTCCGTAAAGTCTACGTCGCGAAAGGGCACGACGTGGCCGATCTTCCATACCGTTCGTTATGGTTCCCGTTCGGTCCGATTATGGCGGGCGTGATGTGCATGATCGTCATTATCGGGCAAAGCGTGAGCGCCTACTCGGACGGCAAAGTCGACTGGATGCTCTTGTTCGCTTCCTATGTTGGCATTCCTCTGTTCCTGGCTGTATGGCTCGGCTATAAGTGGAAATACAAGACGAAGGTTTTGAAACTGGAAGAGTGCGAGCTCGGAATGACGGTGGAAGAATGA
- a CDS encoding phytanoyl-CoA dioxygenase family protein — protein MLLKVGNRELELGGPHLTELRDSNDIVNDFDALRNRILEDGYLLIRGLHDRDEVLNARHAILQKMQKMGKLDRDTLLEEGVMADGSKTIFMGGTNEDLPELLNVLNGERIMRFFDQFIGEQSLTYHYKWLRAVGKGDFTGAHYDIVYMGRGTKNLYTVWSPLEDVDYAKGGLAICLDSHHFEELKQSYGSKDSDRDGIGHYTDDPLVITNKFGGKWATTEFKAGDVLIFGMYLMHCSLENTTNQYRISVDTRFQSSLEQVDERWSGKKPRGHFKDAAAAN, from the coding sequence ATGTTATTGAAAGTAGGCAATCGCGAGCTGGAACTCGGAGGACCGCATTTAACGGAATTGAGGGATTCAAACGATATTGTGAATGATTTCGATGCCTTGCGGAATCGGATTCTGGAAGACGGCTATCTGCTGATTCGCGGTCTTCATGATCGCGATGAGGTGTTGAACGCCAGGCATGCCATCCTGCAGAAAATGCAAAAGATGGGCAAGCTGGACCGGGATACGCTGCTGGAAGAAGGGGTTATGGCGGACGGCAGCAAAACGATCTTCATGGGCGGCACGAACGAAGATTTGCCCGAGCTGCTGAACGTGTTGAACGGCGAACGCATTATGCGCTTCTTCGATCAATTTATCGGGGAACAGTCGCTGACGTATCATTACAAGTGGCTCAGAGCCGTGGGCAAAGGCGATTTCACGGGCGCGCATTACGACATCGTCTATATGGGACGCGGCACGAAGAATCTCTATACGGTTTGGTCGCCGCTCGAAGACGTCGATTATGCGAAGGGCGGCCTTGCGATCTGCCTCGATTCCCACCATTTCGAGGAGTTGAAGCAATCGTACGGCTCCAAGGATTCGGATCGCGACGGCATCGGCCATTACACGGACGATCCGCTCGTCATTACGAACAAGTTCGGCGGCAAGTGGGCGACGACGGAGTTCAAGGCCGGCGACGTGCTTATTTTCGGGATGTATCTGATGCACTGTTCGCTCGAGAACACGACGAATCAGTACCGGATCAGCGTCGATACCAGGTTCCAGTCCTCGCTTGAACAGGTCGATGAACGCTGGAGCGGCAAGAAACCGCGCGGACATTTCAAAGATGCCGCCGCGGCGAACTGA